Proteins from one Pseudarthrobacter sp. BIM B-2242 genomic window:
- the fbaA gene encoding class II fructose-bisphosphate aldolase, whose protein sequence is MPIATPEIYSEMIDRAKAGGYAFPAVNVTSSQTLNAALRGFAEAESDGIVQVSTGGAAYWSGAATKDMVAGSLGFAAFAREVAKNYGVNIALHTDHCPKDKLDGFVLPLLAASEAEVKAGRNPIFNSHMWDGSHEPLNENLSTARELLERTAAAKMILEVEIGIVGGEEDGVENAINDKLYTTVEDALATIEALGAGENGRYITALTFGNVHGVYKPGGVKLRPEILKDIQAQVGAKLGKDSPFDLVFHGGSGSSDQEIADAVSYGVIKMNIDTDTQYAYTRPVVDHMFRNYDGVLKVDGEVGNKKLYDPRVWGASAEAGLSARVVEATKQLGSAGKTF, encoded by the coding sequence ATGCCCATTGCAACCCCAGAGATCTACTCCGAGATGATTGACCGTGCCAAGGCCGGCGGCTATGCGTTCCCGGCCGTCAATGTCACGTCCTCGCAGACGCTGAACGCCGCACTGCGCGGCTTCGCTGAGGCCGAGTCCGACGGCATTGTCCAGGTCTCCACCGGCGGTGCCGCGTACTGGTCCGGCGCCGCGACGAAGGACATGGTGGCCGGTTCGCTCGGCTTCGCCGCGTTCGCCCGCGAGGTGGCCAAGAACTACGGCGTCAACATCGCCCTGCACACGGACCACTGCCCCAAGGACAAGTTGGACGGTTTTGTCCTGCCGCTGCTGGCAGCATCGGAGGCCGAGGTCAAGGCCGGCCGGAACCCGATCTTCAACTCGCACATGTGGGACGGCTCGCACGAGCCGCTCAACGAGAACCTGAGCACCGCGCGGGAGCTGCTGGAGCGCACGGCCGCCGCGAAGATGATTCTCGAGGTTGAGATCGGGATTGTCGGGGGCGAGGAAGACGGTGTGGAGAACGCGATCAACGACAAGCTGTACACCACTGTTGAGGATGCGCTGGCCACGATTGAGGCGCTCGGTGCCGGGGAGAACGGCCGCTACATCACGGCCCTGACGTTCGGGAACGTGCACGGTGTGTACAAGCCCGGCGGGGTGAAGCTGCGTCCGGAGATCCTGAAGGACATCCAGGCCCAGGTGGGTGCGAAGCTCGGCAAGGACAGCCCGTTTGACTTGGTGTTCCACGGCGGGTCCGGGTCCTCGGACCAGGAGATCGCGGACGCCGTGTCCTACGGTGTGATCAAGATGAACATCGATACCGACACCCAGTACGCGTACACGCGTCCTGTGGTGGATCACATGTTCCGCAACTACGACGGCGTGCTGAAGGTGGACGGTGAAGTGGGCAACAAGAAGCTCTACGATCCGCGCGTCTGGGGCGCCTCCGCCGAAGCCGGACTGTCCGCCCGTGTGGTCGAAGCCACCAAGCAGCTCGGTTCCGCCGGAAAGACGTTCTAG
- a CDS encoding DUF3151 domain-containing protein, producing MSDEFRKNLMGPEPTLLPAETEVYQHLALGQEALDLVEKHPTSSLLWAILAEEAWAEGRTIDSYAYSRVGYHRGLDSLRRNGWRGVGPIPWEHEPNRGFLRALYSLGRASAAIGEAEEPERIEKFLNDSDPAAKAAIEAS from the coding sequence ATGTCCGACGAGTTTCGCAAGAACCTGATGGGCCCCGAGCCCACCCTCCTTCCTGCGGAGACCGAGGTTTACCAGCACCTGGCCCTGGGCCAGGAGGCACTTGACCTGGTGGAGAAGCACCCCACCTCGTCGCTGTTGTGGGCCATCCTGGCGGAAGAGGCGTGGGCCGAAGGCCGTACCATCGATTCCTACGCCTACTCGCGCGTCGGCTACCACCGCGGGCTCGACTCGCTGCGCCGCAACGGCTGGCGCGGCGTGGGCCCCATCCCGTGGGAGCACGAACCCAACCGCGGCTTCCTGCGGGCGCTCTACTCGCTCGGCCGTGCATCAGCAGCCATCGGCGAAGCCGAGGAACCGGAGCGCATCGAGAAGTTCCTGAACGACTCGGACCCGGCCGCGAAAGCAGCCATCGAGGCCTCATAG
- a CDS encoding uracil-DNA glycosylase: MTALAPESFREQLMSRRYEPNVAAVNELCDSLQSVKPHTQVPYVDPMHDVDECRIISLYSNIGEADPSGFITAGDDDAATRMLGIQWKLGLRPEFVMPWNVHPWHTPGELNGKFTPDQISSGLKPLLKFLALVPRASVIVAHGTEANRLANLLLKTEVPMIWRRGLKTYKVRSLSGRAFAGTPARQEQYLEEMRVAYADAMARTGLAKAAS, encoded by the coding sequence ATGACAGCCCTGGCCCCCGAATCTTTCCGTGAACAGCTCATGAGCCGCCGTTACGAGCCCAACGTCGCCGCCGTCAACGAGCTGTGCGATTCCCTGCAGAGCGTCAAGCCCCACACCCAGGTCCCCTACGTCGACCCCATGCACGACGTGGACGAGTGCCGCATCATCAGCCTCTACTCCAACATCGGCGAGGCCGACCCGTCCGGCTTCATCACCGCCGGCGACGACGACGCCGCCACCCGCATGCTCGGCATTCAGTGGAAGCTGGGCCTGCGTCCGGAATTTGTGATGCCGTGGAACGTCCACCCGTGGCACACCCCGGGCGAGCTCAACGGCAAGTTCACGCCGGACCAGATCTCTTCCGGTCTGAAGCCGCTGCTCAAGTTCCTGGCTTTGGTTCCCCGCGCCTCGGTCATTGTTGCCCACGGCACCGAAGCCAACCGCCTGGCCAACCTGCTCCTGAAGACCGAGGTCCCCATGATCTGGCGCCGCGGCCTGAAGACTTACAAGGTCCGCTCGCTGAGCGGCCGCGCATTCGCCGGCACACCGGCCCGCCAGGAGCAGTACCTCGAGGAAATGCGGGTCGCCTATGCAGACGCCATGGCCCGCACCGGCCTCGCGAAAGCTGCCAGCTGA
- a CDS encoding M14 family zinc carboxypeptidase, which translates to MKQTLATLKTLAVSGALALAAVAAPAPLANAVGEGPNYDGNGQITTSKLATYDQMVTFLQDQDARQSAMELEVIGQTVKGRDIHLVKYLSDPAKPTILYLTQQHGNEQLTTEGALEFVKHLGTGKSADILGGVNVLIVPMLNADGAMGDVNFPLDDYLAKGDRNMTRYNAEEVDLNRDHVAKVQPETQALHNNVMTKYKIDYMIDLHHQGIRSERDGKLVSGSILYPTTPNADPAVVDKSKQLGAVVFNNVDSTGWGHLGKYVGGSAETISRNGIAVEYGIATLLFEMRGMSDHYLDGYALGLRSNGYLIKQTVTTLTATAAAIADGSIADADTSFWDSLATQTSRPGEEADSE; encoded by the coding sequence GTGAAGCAAACTCTGGCAACCTTGAAGACGCTCGCCGTTTCCGGAGCATTGGCCTTGGCGGCGGTGGCCGCGCCGGCGCCGTTGGCGAACGCCGTGGGCGAAGGGCCCAACTATGACGGCAACGGCCAGATCACCACGTCCAAACTGGCCACCTATGACCAGATGGTCACCTTCCTGCAAGACCAGGACGCCCGCCAATCCGCCATGGAACTGGAAGTGATCGGCCAGACCGTCAAAGGCCGGGATATTCATCTGGTGAAGTACCTGTCGGATCCGGCCAAGCCCACCATCCTCTATCTGACCCAGCAGCACGGCAACGAGCAACTCACCACCGAGGGTGCCCTGGAATTCGTCAAGCACCTCGGGACCGGAAAATCGGCGGACATTCTCGGCGGGGTGAACGTCCTTATCGTTCCCATGCTCAACGCCGACGGTGCGATGGGAGACGTCAACTTCCCGCTTGATGACTATCTGGCTAAGGGCGACCGCAACATGACGCGGTACAACGCCGAGGAAGTGGACCTGAACCGGGACCATGTGGCCAAGGTTCAGCCCGAGACGCAGGCGCTGCACAACAACGTGATGACCAAGTACAAGATTGACTACATGATTGACCTTCACCACCAAGGCATCAGAAGCGAGCGCGACGGGAAACTGGTCTCCGGGTCCATCCTGTACCCAACTACCCCCAACGCCGATCCCGCTGTTGTGGACAAGTCCAAACAGCTGGGTGCCGTGGTGTTCAATAACGTTGACTCCACCGGCTGGGGCCACTTGGGCAAGTACGTCGGCGGCAGCGCCGAGACAATCAGCCGCAACGGCATCGCAGTGGAGTACGGTATCGCCACCCTGCTCTTCGAAATGCGGGGCATGTCGGATCATTACCTGGATGGCTACGCCCTCGGTCTCCGCAGCAACGGTTACCTCATCAAACAGACAGTGACCACGCTGACGGCCACGGCTGCGGCCATCGCAGATGGGTCCATTGCCGACGCCGACACCTCCTTCTGGGACAGCCTGGCCACCCAAACGTCCCGGCCGGGCGAGGAAGCCGACAGCGAGTAG
- a CDS encoding adenylosuccinate synthase, with the protein MPAIVIVGAQWGDEGKGKATDLLGGRVDYVVKPNGGNNAGHTVVVGGEKYELKLLPAGILSPNAVPIIGNGCVVNLEALFEEIDGLEARGADTSKLRVSANAHLVAPYHQVLDKVTERFLGSRAIGTTGRGIGPAYMDKVARLGIRVQDVFDESILRQKVEGSLRQKNELLVKVYNRRSVVVEEIVTYFLSFAERLRPLVIDSTLVLNNALDEGKVVLMEGGQATFLDVDHGTYPFVTSSNPTAGGASVGSGIGPTRISRSIGIIKAYTTRVGAGPFPTELFDDMGVYLQKTGGEFGVNTGRPRRCGWYDAVLARHASRVNGFTDYFVTKLDVLTGIEQIPVCVAYDVDGVRHDEMPMTQTEFHHAVPIFEYFEGWTEDITGARTLEDLPENARNYVLALEKLSGTRFSAIGVGPDRDQTIVVHDLINS; encoded by the coding sequence ATGCCAGCAATCGTGATCGTAGGAGCCCAGTGGGGCGACGAAGGAAAAGGCAAAGCCACCGATCTTCTTGGCGGCCGTGTTGACTACGTCGTCAAGCCGAACGGCGGCAACAATGCCGGCCATACCGTCGTCGTAGGCGGTGAGAAGTATGAGCTTAAGCTCCTTCCGGCAGGCATCCTGAGCCCTAACGCGGTTCCGATCATCGGCAACGGTTGCGTGGTGAACCTCGAAGCACTGTTCGAGGAGATCGACGGACTGGAGGCCCGCGGAGCGGACACCTCCAAACTCCGTGTGTCCGCCAACGCCCACCTGGTCGCGCCTTACCACCAGGTGCTGGACAAGGTCACCGAGCGCTTCCTCGGCAGCCGCGCCATCGGCACCACCGGCCGCGGCATCGGCCCGGCTTACATGGACAAGGTGGCCCGGCTGGGCATCCGCGTCCAGGACGTCTTCGACGAATCCATCCTCCGCCAGAAGGTGGAAGGCTCACTGCGCCAGAAGAACGAACTCCTGGTCAAGGTCTACAACCGCCGCAGCGTGGTGGTCGAGGAGATCGTCACCTACTTCCTGTCCTTCGCCGAGCGGCTGCGCCCGCTGGTCATCGACAGCACACTGGTCCTGAACAATGCCCTGGACGAGGGCAAGGTTGTGCTGATGGAAGGCGGCCAGGCCACGTTCCTGGACGTGGACCACGGGACATACCCGTTTGTGACCTCCTCCAACCCCACGGCCGGCGGTGCGTCCGTTGGTTCGGGCATCGGTCCCACCCGGATCTCGCGTTCCATCGGCATCATCAAGGCCTACACCACCCGCGTCGGCGCCGGCCCGTTCCCCACGGAACTGTTCGACGACATGGGCGTGTACCTGCAGAAGACCGGCGGTGAGTTCGGCGTCAACACCGGCCGTCCCCGCCGCTGCGGCTGGTACGACGCCGTCCTGGCCCGCCACGCTTCCCGGGTCAACGGCTTCACGGACTACTTCGTCACCAAGCTGGACGTCCTGACGGGCATCGAGCAGATCCCGGTATGCGTTGCCTACGACGTTGACGGCGTCCGCCACGACGAAATGCCGATGACCCAGACCGAGTTCCACCACGCGGTGCCCATCTTCGAGTACTTCGAAGGCTGGACCGAGGACATCACCGGAGCCCGCACCCTGGAAGACCTTCCCGAGAACGCCCGCAACTATGTGCTGGCCCTCGAAAAGCTCTCCGGGACGCGTTTCTCCGCTATCGGCGTGGGCCCGGACCGGGACCAGACCATCGTGGTGCACGACCTCATTAACAGCTGA
- a CDS encoding DUF1508 domain-containing protein, whose translation MAGMFEVFLDADSLFRFRLKAPDGTVVAVSGAFADKSAVAAGIAAARECAGTGLVTDLSAAERHDRRTPARAPVPARSVAVPSVAVQAPAAEPACDVQRVPVSRVRAFAHFNAVRGSV comes from the coding sequence ATGGCCGGAATGTTTGAAGTTTTTCTCGACGCTGATTCCCTCTTCAGGTTCCGCCTCAAGGCCCCTGATGGCACCGTGGTGGCGGTGTCCGGGGCTTTCGCGGACAAGTCCGCCGTCGCAGCCGGAATCGCCGCCGCCCGCGAGTGCGCCGGAACCGGGCTCGTGACCGATCTTTCCGCCGCTGAGCGCCATGACCGGCGCACCCCTGCACGGGCTCCTGTGCCGGCCCGGTCCGTGGCCGTACCATCCGTCGCTGTGCAGGCCCCCGCAGCCGAACCTGCTTGTGACGTGCAGCGTGTGCCGGTCAGCCGGGTCCGCGCGTTTGCCCACTTCAATGCCGTGCGCGGCAGCGTGTAA
- a CDS encoding RNA polymerase sigma factor — protein MTYALTDDVWHARALEPELFSIVYRSYASQVLGYLTARGVEDPEAVMQEVFLAVLPLLQTVTGGVAGLRTFVFSVAHARMVDDHRRRRRTPVVLPFEPDLDVREESSAEDEVMERVSPEEVQGLLSVLPDDQREVLTLRLIAGLTIEQAAEVMGKSGGAVKQLQRRALIRLREQSAVKEYVMP, from the coding sequence GTGACCTATGCGCTGACAGACGACGTTTGGCATGCGCGCGCCCTGGAACCGGAGCTCTTCAGCATCGTGTACCGGTCCTATGCATCACAGGTCCTGGGCTACCTCACAGCCCGCGGGGTAGAAGATCCGGAGGCTGTTATGCAGGAAGTGTTCCTGGCGGTCCTTCCTCTGCTGCAGACGGTCACCGGCGGTGTGGCAGGACTGCGGACGTTTGTCTTCTCGGTGGCCCACGCGCGGATGGTGGACGACCACCGGCGGCGGCGCCGCACCCCTGTTGTCCTTCCCTTCGAACCCGACCTGGACGTGCGCGAGGAGTCCTCTGCCGAGGACGAGGTGATGGAGCGTGTCTCACCGGAGGAGGTGCAGGGTCTGCTGAGTGTCCTTCCGGATGACCAGCGTGAGGTCCTGACGCTGCGCCTGATAGCGGGCCTGACCATTGAGCAGGCGGCGGAGGTTATGGGCAAAAGCGGAGGCGCCGTGAAACAGCTCCAGCGCCGCGCTTTGATCCGGCTGCGCGAGCAGTCCGCAGTGAAGGAATATGTGATGCCATGA
- a CDS encoding CoA-binding protein, translating to MSTETRTWEGPSAPERLNLLRAAKSIAIVGASDKPSRASYFVATYLQSSTRYKVYFVNPVVKEILGEPTYASLADLPESPDIVDVFRKHDDLPGVLDEAIAAGAKTLWLQLGSWHEAVAADAEAAGLNVVMDRCVKIEHARFHGGLHLAGFDTGVISSKRQLLS from the coding sequence ATGAGCACCGAAACCCGCACCTGGGAAGGCCCCTCCGCACCGGAGCGCCTGAACCTGCTGCGTGCAGCCAAGTCCATTGCCATTGTGGGCGCCTCGGACAAGCCGTCGCGGGCGAGCTACTTCGTGGCGACCTACCTGCAGTCATCCACCAGGTACAAGGTCTACTTCGTCAACCCCGTGGTGAAGGAGATCCTGGGCGAGCCGACGTACGCGTCGCTGGCCGATCTCCCCGAAAGTCCGGACATCGTAGATGTCTTCCGCAAGCACGATGACCTCCCCGGCGTCCTGGACGAAGCCATCGCGGCCGGAGCCAAGACCCTCTGGCTGCAGCTCGGCTCCTGGCACGAGGCAGTGGCCGCCGATGCGGAGGCAGCAGGGCTCAACGTGGTGATGGACCGCTGCGTGAAGATCGAGCACGCCCGCTTCCACGGCGGCCTGCACCTGGCCGGTTTCGACACCGGCGTCATCTCCTCCAAGCGGCAGCTCCTGTCCTGA
- a CDS encoding O-acetylhomoserine aminocarboxypropyltransferase/cysteine synthase family protein, with the protein MSDRTFGFRTRALHAGGTPDAEHGARAVPIYQTTSFVFKDTQDAANLFALQKYGNIYSRIGNPTVAAFEERIASLEGGIGAVATSSGMAAEFITFAALTQSGDHIVAASQLYGGTVTQLDVTLRRFGVDTTFVPGTDPADYAAAVRENTKAIFVEVVANPSSEVQDLAGLAKVAHDAGIPLVVDATLSTPYLVRPIEHGADIVIHSATKFLGGHGTTLGGVIVESGRFNWGNGKFPTMTEPVASYGNVSWWGNFGEYGFLTKLRCEQLRDIGPALSPQSAFQLLQGVETLPQRLDEHLKNAQAVAEWLEADPRVAYVNFSGLPSHPHFERAKKYLPLGPGSVFSFGVKGGRVAGQKFIEALQLASHLANVGDSRTLVIHPGSTTHQQLSPEQLATAGVPEDLVRISVGLEDIEDILWDLDQALTEASAVSAAEEDFTLEADSCTIGARA; encoded by the coding sequence ATGTCCGATCGCACATTTGGTTTCCGCACCCGCGCCCTGCACGCCGGCGGCACTCCCGACGCCGAGCACGGAGCCCGCGCAGTGCCCATTTACCAGACCACGTCCTTTGTGTTCAAGGACACCCAGGACGCGGCCAACCTGTTCGCACTGCAGAAGTACGGCAACATCTACTCCCGCATCGGCAACCCCACCGTGGCTGCGTTCGAGGAGCGCATCGCCTCGCTGGAAGGCGGCATCGGCGCGGTGGCCACGTCCTCCGGCATGGCCGCTGAGTTCATCACGTTCGCCGCCCTGACCCAGTCCGGCGACCACATCGTGGCCGCTTCACAGCTGTACGGCGGCACCGTCACCCAGCTGGACGTGACCCTGCGCCGGTTCGGTGTGGACACCACGTTCGTGCCCGGCACCGACCCCGCGGACTATGCCGCGGCGGTCCGGGAAAACACCAAGGCGATCTTCGTCGAGGTGGTGGCCAACCCGTCGTCGGAAGTCCAGGACCTTGCCGGGCTGGCCAAGGTAGCGCACGACGCCGGTATCCCCTTGGTGGTCGACGCCACCCTGAGCACGCCGTACCTCGTGCGGCCGATCGAACACGGCGCCGACATCGTGATCCACTCCGCCACGAAGTTCCTCGGCGGGCATGGCACCACGCTGGGCGGCGTGATTGTCGAAAGCGGCCGGTTCAACTGGGGCAACGGCAAGTTCCCCACGATGACCGAGCCGGTGGCCTCCTACGGCAACGTCTCCTGGTGGGGCAACTTCGGCGAGTACGGCTTCCTGACCAAGCTGCGCTGCGAACAGCTCCGCGACATCGGCCCGGCGCTGTCCCCGCAGTCCGCCTTCCAGCTGCTGCAGGGCGTGGAAACCCTCCCGCAGCGCCTGGACGAGCACCTGAAGAACGCGCAGGCCGTGGCCGAATGGCTCGAAGCCGATCCCCGCGTGGCCTATGTGAACTTCTCCGGGCTCCCCTCGCACCCGCACTTTGAGCGGGCGAAGAAGTACCTGCCACTGGGCCCCGGCTCCGTGTTCTCCTTCGGCGTGAAGGGCGGCCGCGTGGCCGGGCAGAAGTTCATCGAAGCCCTGCAGCTGGCCTCACACCTGGCCAACGTGGGCGATTCCCGCACCCTGGTGATCCACCCCGGTTCCACCACGCACCAGCAGCTCAGCCCGGAGCAGCTGGCAACGGCCGGTGTGCCCGAGGACCTGGTCCGCATCTCCGTGGGCCTGGAGGACATCGAGGATATCCTGTGGGACCTGGACCAGGCCCTGACCGAGGCCTCGGCGGTCTCAGCCGCTGAGGAAGACTTCACCCTGGAAGCTGATTCCTGCACGATTGGAGCACGCGCATGA
- the sfnG gene encoding dimethylsulfone monooxygenase SfnG has translation MTDISNVARLSEPLKFAYWVPNVSGGLVVSTIEQRTGWDFDYNKKLAQIAENSGFEYALTQTRYAASYGADKQHEATSFSLALLAATERLKVIAAVHPGMWHPGVLAKYIITADHISNGRAAVNIVSGWLKNEFTNFGLEWLEHDERYVRTEEFIKVLRGLWTEQEYSQSGKYYNITDFTLNPAPVDVPGRAHPEIFFGGNSTAAQATAGRVADWYFSNGKDLEGFKENIAGVVGAAGGTRRGTGGPLDAPKFGLNGFVIARDSEKEARDTLREVVAKAHKPAVQGFRDAVQEAGASTKDGKGMWADSSFEDLVQYNDGFKTQLIGTPEQIAERIVEYKKIGVNLFLTGYLHFQEEVAAFGQDILPIVRELEADLARKNGTELIPTRPLASEKVAV, from the coding sequence ATGACAGACATCAGCAACGTAGCCCGTCTCTCTGAGCCGCTGAAGTTCGCCTACTGGGTGCCGAACGTTTCCGGCGGCCTGGTGGTTTCCACCATCGAGCAGCGGACCGGCTGGGACTTCGACTACAACAAGAAGCTGGCGCAGATCGCCGAGAACTCCGGCTTCGAGTACGCCCTGACCCAGACGCGCTACGCCGCCTCCTACGGCGCGGACAAGCAGCACGAAGCCACCTCGTTCAGCCTGGCCCTGCTGGCCGCGACCGAGCGCCTCAAGGTCATCGCCGCGGTCCACCCGGGCATGTGGCACCCGGGCGTGCTGGCCAAATACATCATCACGGCGGATCACATCTCCAACGGCCGCGCCGCTGTTAACATCGTCTCCGGCTGGCTCAAGAACGAGTTCACCAACTTCGGCCTCGAATGGCTGGAGCACGACGAACGCTACGTCCGCACCGAGGAGTTCATCAAGGTCCTGCGGGGCCTCTGGACCGAGCAGGAATACAGCCAGTCCGGCAAGTACTACAACATCACCGACTTCACCCTGAACCCGGCACCGGTTGACGTTCCGGGCCGCGCGCACCCGGAGATCTTCTTCGGCGGCAACTCCACGGCGGCGCAGGCTACCGCCGGCCGCGTGGCTGACTGGTACTTCTCCAACGGCAAGGACCTGGAAGGCTTCAAGGAAAACATCGCCGGTGTGGTGGGCGCTGCCGGCGGGACCCGGCGCGGCACGGGCGGCCCGCTTGACGCACCCAAATTCGGCCTGAACGGCTTTGTCATCGCCCGCGATTCAGAAAAGGAAGCCCGCGACACCCTGCGCGAAGTCGTGGCGAAGGCACACAAGCCGGCAGTCCAGGGCTTCCGCGACGCCGTGCAGGAAGCCGGCGCGTCCACCAAGGACGGCAAGGGCATGTGGGCAGACTCGAGCTTCGAGGACCTGGTCCAGTACAACGACGGCTTCAAGACCCAGCTGATCGGCACCCCGGAGCAGATCGCCGAGCGGATCGTCGAATACAAGAAGATCGGCGTGAACCTGTTCCTCACCGGCTACCTGCACTTCCAGGAGGAAGTGGCGGCGTTCGGCCAGGACATCCTGCCGATCGTCCGCGAACTCGAAGCCGACCTCGCCCGCAAGAACGGCACGGAACTGATCCCCACCCGCCCCCTAGCCTCTGAAAAGGTGGCTGTCTAA
- the acs gene encoding acetate--CoA ligase — translation MGLSTVDAIETAHNKHPGTEAERIAFWEDAARRLDWAEPWHTAHTFEKAELLSGPDVPADEAEYSVPRIEWFAGGRLNVAYNCVDRHVEAGRGDKVALYFEGEPGDRRAITYAELQREVAKAANALLALGITKGDRVVIYLPVIPETVIITLAVARIGAIHSLVFGGFSAEALKFRVEDTQARLLVTTDGQFRRGVAVPVKDNADAAVAGDNAIEHVLVVNRTTPADQLAAVSMTEGRDVWWHDAVGNAADVHEPEAFDAETPLFIMYTSGTTGKPKGLVHTSGGYLTQASWSYEHLFSNPDPALRDGDVHWCTADLAWVTAHTYEIYGPLSNGVTQVIFEGTPNTPHPGRHFEIIERYGVTQYYTAPTLVRSLMGWFPDGVPDTYNLSSIRMLGTVGEAVNPEAWRWLRQNVGAGTAPVVDTWWQSETGATILSPAPTDTDFKPGCAARPLPGVSTRIVDDAGKTVPPGVQGFIVVDAFGPSIARTVWGNPQRYLDSYWRQYAEQGWFLAGDGAKYDADGDIWILGRVDDTLNVSGHLLSTIEIESALVSHPDVVEAGVCPVADPKTGHAIVAFVVLRGDAAQDCATDLRNHVAKAIGPIAKPRDVVVVPDVPKTRSGKIMRRLLTQLFEGTALGDTTSLQNEPAIAGIQDVLRERTLAKENS, via the coding sequence ATGGGCCTGAGCACCGTGGACGCGATTGAAACCGCACACAACAAGCACCCCGGCACCGAAGCCGAGCGGATTGCGTTCTGGGAGGACGCGGCCCGGCGCCTGGACTGGGCCGAACCGTGGCACACCGCCCACACGTTCGAGAAGGCAGAGCTCCTCAGCGGCCCCGACGTCCCCGCCGACGAAGCGGAATACTCGGTCCCGCGCATCGAATGGTTCGCCGGCGGACGCCTGAACGTGGCCTACAACTGCGTGGACCGCCATGTGGAGGCAGGGCGCGGCGACAAGGTGGCGCTCTACTTCGAGGGCGAACCGGGAGACCGCCGTGCCATCACCTATGCCGAACTCCAGCGTGAAGTGGCCAAGGCCGCCAACGCGCTCCTGGCATTGGGCATCACCAAGGGCGACCGCGTGGTCATCTACCTGCCCGTCATCCCCGAAACCGTCATCATCACCCTCGCCGTGGCCCGCATCGGCGCCATCCACTCGCTGGTGTTCGGCGGCTTCTCCGCGGAGGCGCTGAAGTTCCGTGTGGAGGACACCCAGGCCAGGCTGCTGGTCACCACGGACGGCCAGTTCCGCCGCGGCGTGGCCGTGCCGGTCAAGGACAACGCCGATGCGGCCGTCGCGGGGGACAATGCCATCGAGCACGTCCTCGTGGTCAACCGCACCACCCCGGCGGACCAGCTCGCTGCCGTTTCCATGACTGAAGGCCGCGACGTCTGGTGGCATGACGCCGTCGGAAACGCTGCGGACGTCCACGAGCCGGAAGCGTTCGACGCCGAGACTCCCCTCTTCATCATGTACACCTCCGGCACCACGGGTAAGCCGAAGGGCTTGGTCCACACCTCCGGCGGCTACCTCACCCAGGCGTCCTGGAGCTACGAGCACCTGTTCAGCAACCCGGATCCGGCCCTCCGTGACGGCGACGTGCACTGGTGCACGGCGGACCTCGCCTGGGTCACCGCGCACACGTACGAAATCTACGGACCGCTCTCCAACGGCGTCACCCAGGTGATCTTCGAAGGCACCCCGAACACCCCGCATCCGGGCCGGCACTTCGAAATCATCGAGCGGTACGGCGTCACGCAGTACTACACGGCTCCCACGCTTGTCCGTTCCCTGATGGGCTGGTTCCCGGACGGCGTGCCGGACACCTACAACCTCTCCTCCATCCGGATGCTGGGCACCGTGGGCGAAGCTGTCAACCCCGAGGCCTGGCGCTGGCTGCGGCAGAACGTCGGCGCCGGCACCGCCCCCGTGGTGGACACGTGGTGGCAGTCCGAAACCGGAGCGACCATCCTCTCCCCCGCCCCCACGGACACCGACTTCAAACCCGGGTGCGCGGCTCGCCCGCTGCCCGGGGTGAGCACCAGGATCGTGGACGACGCCGGCAAGACAGTTCCGCCGGGCGTCCAGGGGTTCATTGTGGTTGACGCCTTTGGGCCGTCCATCGCGCGGACCGTGTGGGGCAACCCCCAGCGCTACCTCGATTCCTACTGGCGGCAGTATGCCGAGCAGGGCTGGTTCCTGGCCGGCGACGGTGCCAAGTACGACGCCGACGGCGATATCTGGATCCTGGGCCGCGTGGATGACACCCTCAACGTCTCCGGACACCTGCTGTCCACCATCGAGATCGAATCGGCCCTGGTGTCCCACCCGGACGTGGTGGAGGCCGGCGTCTGTCCGGTGGCTGATCCGAAGACCGGACACGCGATTGTGGCGTTTGTCGTTTTACGGGGCGACGCTGCGCAAGACTGTGCCACGGACCTCCGCAACCACGTCGCGAAGGCGATCGGCCCCATCGCCAAGCCGCGCGACGTCGTCGTGGTTCCTGACGTACCCAAGACGCGCAGCGGCAAGATCATGCGCCGGCTGCTGACGCAGCTTTTTGAGGGGACCGCCCTGGGCGACACCACCTCACTCCAGAACGAACCGGCGATCGCCGGCATCCAGGACGTCCTGCGCGAGCGGACCCTAGCAAAGGAAAATTCATGA